A stretch of the Sulfurospirillum sp. UCH001 genome encodes the following:
- a CDS encoding response regulator, protein MHLNTLKLLSTISVLVVEDDAMTLMAIKQGLKPYCEAFYEAKDGYEGLELFKQHRVDIILTDIHLPEMNGFEMITEILSLKPDQLFIVMTSYDTDKNILSSIQEGACSFLRKPLEIKDIQTSLLLCCGKIKSTTKQITPEVTIDYRKESIYKNNELIFLSQKSHKIFWLLCYNIEKLVSYDMFEDYVYSGESINKGALHTAILRIKQQLGKDLVIDNIQNQGYMLKITYRPDK, encoded by the coding sequence ATGCATCTAAATACCCTAAAACTTCTTAGTACGATTTCGGTTCTGGTCGTTGAAGATGACGCGATGACGTTAATGGCAATCAAACAAGGACTTAAACCTTATTGTGAAGCCTTTTATGAAGCCAAGGATGGTTATGAGGGATTAGAGCTTTTCAAGCAGCACCGTGTTGATATCATCTTAACCGATATCCACCTTCCTGAAATGAACGGATTTGAGATGATTACAGAAATTCTCTCTCTTAAACCAGATCAACTGTTTATTGTCATGACCTCTTACGATACAGATAAAAATATTCTAAGCAGTATTCAAGAAGGTGCATGCAGCTTTTTACGCAAGCCATTAGAAATTAAAGATATCCAAACTTCATTGTTGCTTTGTTGTGGAAAAATCAAATCAACGACAAAACAGATCACTCCTGAAGTTACGATTGATTATCGTAAAGAGTCCATCTATAAAAATAATGAATTGATTTTTCTATCGCAAAAAAGCCATAAAATCTTTTGGTTGTTATGCTATAACATTGAAAAATTGGTCAGTTATGATATGTTTGAAGATTATGTGTATAGCGGAGAATCTATCAATAAAGGGGCATTGCACACAGCAATTTTACGTATTAAACAGCAATTGGGTAAAGATTTAGTTATTGATAATATCCAAAATCAAGGGTATATGTTAAAAATCACGTACCGACCGGACAAATAA
- a CDS encoding rhodanese-like domain-containing protein — MKKFLIFICIAIFCFAGMIAIQSYSSEQKTVPIIKSKPLTNAFLSQNIPIIDIRTESEWRETGVIPQSHLITFYKEDQSYNEKEFLEALAAVVKKDDTFVILCRSGNRSLKVTNFLFSKGYSHVINLSGGIKEAMKNGVNTIPYQHP; from the coding sequence ATGAAAAAGTTTTTGATCTTTATCTGTATCGCGATATTTTGTTTTGCTGGAATGATTGCCATACAATCGTATAGCAGTGAACAAAAAACAGTACCTATCATCAAAAGCAAACCTCTAACCAATGCTTTTTTATCACAAAATATTCCTATTATTGACATTCGAACAGAATCAGAATGGCGTGAAACAGGCGTTATACCTCAGAGCCACCTCATAACATTTTATAAAGAAGATCAAAGCTATAACGAAAAAGAGTTTTTAGAAGCCCTTGCTGCAGTTGTTAAGAAAGATGATACCTTTGTTATTTTATGTCGTTCTGGAAACCGTTCCTTGAAAGTGACTAATTTTCTTTTCTCAAAAGGGTATTCACATGTCATCAATTTAAGCGGTGGCATTAAAGAAGCGATGAAGAATGGAGTGAATACCATTCCGTATCAACATCCGTAA
- the dsbI gene encoding protein-disulfide oxidoreductase DsbI, with amino-acid sequence MDFFKNLWQEFKSCPVGTVAKWQDQRFLWLVMAAASIFLILVAHSLFQNYVYMKPCEQCVYIRFAFLCMVIGGLVASINPQNIALKIIGYIFGFWGIIQGIMYSIKLNKIHHAAHSDNPFGVQGCSAEPSFPLGLPLDKWAPDWFKPTGDCGFDAPIVPDGVELSSLQQWLVDFYSEGWYLIPSQHLVNMAQACLFAYILCFLLLGAMFASWILKMIQSKKA; translated from the coding sequence ATGGACTTTTTCAAAAACTTGTGGCAGGAGTTTAAATCCTGCCCTGTCGGTACAGTTGCCAAATGGCAAGACCAACGCTTTTTATGGTTGGTAATGGCAGCTGCGAGTATCTTCTTGATCCTTGTAGCGCACTCACTGTTTCAGAATTATGTTTATATGAAACCTTGTGAGCAATGTGTTTATATCCGTTTTGCCTTTTTATGTATGGTTATTGGTGGGTTGGTTGCGTCGATCAATCCGCAAAATATTGCATTAAAAATCATTGGTTATATTTTTGGTTTTTGGGGCATTATTCAAGGTATTATGTACAGTATTAAACTCAATAAAATTCACCATGCGGCCCACAGTGATAACCCATTTGGTGTGCAAGGCTGTTCAGCAGAACCAAGTTTTCCTCTTGGACTCCCACTTGATAAATGGGCTCCAGATTGGTTTAAACCAACAGGTGACTGTGGTTTTGATGCGCCTATCGTTCCAGATGGTGTAGAGTTGAGTTCTTTACAACAATGGCTAGTTGATTTTTATTCTGAAGGGTGGTATCTTATCCCATCACAGCATTTAGTCAACATGGCACAAGCGTGTTTATTTGCATACATTCTCTGTTTCCTCCTCCTTGGAGCAATGTTTGCAAGCTGGATTCTTAAAATGATCCAGTCTAAAAAAGCGTAG
- a CDS encoding thiol:disulfide interchange protein DsbA/DsbL, translating to MKLPTLLAKGLALSMLVATASFGFTEGTDYVKLEKPIANADKTLIKVFSYDCPFCYKYDKAVTPVIVPKLPEGLTFRPFHLKTKGKYGVQASELFATLIIKDQDNGVKSLFDEKSQFKKAKMAYYNAYHDKKERWDAGAESFLETGLQASGLSKADFEKAKEDPRVKAMIAEWEQSYDVAKVQGVPGFVVNGKYLIYTKSITSPDGMVELIKELSTK from the coding sequence ATGAAATTACCTACGCTATTAGCAAAAGGTTTGGCATTGAGTATGTTAGTTGCGACAGCAAGTTTTGGTTTTACAGAGGGAACTGACTATGTAAAACTTGAGAAACCAATTGCAAACGCTGATAAAACACTGATTAAAGTGTTTAGTTATGATTGTCCATTCTGTTACAAGTATGACAAAGCTGTCACACCTGTTATTGTTCCAAAATTACCAGAAGGTTTAACTTTTAGACCATTCCACCTTAAAACAAAAGGTAAGTATGGTGTTCAAGCAAGTGAGCTTTTTGCAACATTGATTATCAAAGATCAAGACAATGGTGTTAAATCATTGTTTGATGAAAAATCACAATTCAAAAAAGCAAAAATGGCATACTATAACGCATACCATGATAAAAAAGAGAGATGGGACGCTGGTGCTGAGAGTTTCTTAGAGACAGGTTTACAAGCAAGTGGTCTTAGCAAAGCTGATTTTGAAAAAGCGAAAGAAGACCCAAGAGTAAAAGCGATGATTGCTGAGTGGGAACAAAGCTATGATGTAGCAAAAGTTCAAGGTGTTCCAGGGTTTGTTGTTAATGGTAAATACCTCATTTATACAAAAAGTATCACATCTCCAGATGGCATGGTAGAACTTATTAAAGAACTTTCAACAAAATAA
- a CDS encoding carboxymuconolactone decarboxylase family protein, protein MPLIKTIKPEDATGELAELYGKIEAMRGRISNSAQIFSASPELIKQQMSFIEYYMVKQKSLSMPLLASIRMLISDKNHCSYCVDFNASILINMLGWTPKDVEAMRANPNDAKLDAKEKAMLLFVLKAVRTPHDVNASDVQALRDFGYNDGEILDVTNHGARMSAIDIIFDAFKIEKDF, encoded by the coding sequence ATGCCACTTATTAAAACGATTAAACCAGAAGACGCCACAGGTGAACTCGCAGAACTCTATGGAAAAATAGAAGCCATGAGAGGACGTATCAGTAACTCTGCTCAAATTTTTAGTGCAAGCCCTGAGCTCATCAAACAACAAATGAGTTTCATCGAATACTACATGGTAAAGCAAAAAAGCCTTTCAATGCCTTTACTGGCTTCTATTCGTATGCTTATCTCTGATAAAAATCATTGTAGCTACTGCGTTGACTTTAATGCTTCTATCCTCATCAATATGCTGGGTTGGACGCCTAAAGATGTTGAAGCGATGCGCGCTAACCCCAACGATGCAAAGCTAGATGCCAAAGAAAAGGCAATGCTTCTTTTTGTACTTAAAGCGGTTCGTACCCCTCATGATGTCAACGCTTCGGATGTTCAAGCCTTGCGCGACTTTGGCTACAACGATGGTGAGATACTCGATGTAACCAACCACGGTGCGCGTATGTCAGCTATAGACATTATCTTCGATGCCTTTAAAATAGAAAAAGACTTTTAA
- a CDS encoding D-2-hydroxyacid dehydrogenase, protein MKIVFLDAQTMGDDIDLSLFKSFGEFHTYQTTAPSECIAHIADANIVLTNKVVINAETMDACPNLQLICVTATGTNNVDLAYASQKGIAVKNVAGYSTASVAQTTIMLALNLIGHASYYDDFVKKGGWVSASTFTHIERSFWEIKGKRWGIIGLGTIGKEVAKIATAFGAEVVYFSTSGANNDALYQRVSLEEMLQTCSIITIHAPLNAQTKGLIDAKALQSMKEGSVLINVGRGGIIDEVALAKIIDEKELYIGLDVLEAEPMQKGHPLLTVKHHERLIITPHVAWASVEARTALMRLVAQNIQTFLNH, encoded by the coding sequence ATGAAGATCGTTTTTTTAGACGCACAAACCATGGGAGACGATATAGACTTAAGTCTCTTTAAATCTTTTGGAGAGTTTCACACATACCAAACAACAGCACCATCAGAGTGTATTGCACACATCGCAGATGCGAATATCGTACTGACCAATAAAGTTGTTATCAATGCTGAAACAATGGACGCTTGCCCAAACCTACAGCTCATCTGTGTCACCGCGACAGGAACAAACAATGTTGATTTAGCCTATGCGAGCCAAAAGGGCATCGCTGTAAAAAACGTGGCAGGCTACTCAACCGCATCTGTTGCGCAAACCACCATCATGTTGGCCCTTAATCTTATTGGTCATGCTTCCTATTATGATGATTTTGTTAAAAAGGGCGGCTGGGTAAGTGCCTCAACATTTACGCATATTGAACGTTCTTTTTGGGAAATCAAAGGAAAACGCTGGGGCATTATAGGACTTGGAACGATTGGTAAAGAGGTTGCGAAGATTGCTACAGCATTTGGTGCCGAAGTCGTTTACTTCTCAACCAGTGGTGCAAACAACGATGCACTTTATCAACGTGTTTCTTTAGAAGAGATGCTTCAAACCTGTTCTATCATCACTATTCATGCACCACTCAATGCCCAAACCAAAGGACTTATCGATGCAAAAGCCTTACAAAGCATGAAAGAGGGTTCTGTACTTATCAATGTTGGACGTGGTGGTATCATTGATGAGGTAGCCCTAGCAAAGATCATCGATGAAAAAGAGCTTTATATAGGACTTGATGTTTTAGAAGCAGAACCTATGCAAAAAGGACATCCGCTCTTAACAGTGAAGCACCACGAAAGACTTATCATAACACCCCATGTAGCATGGGCAAGTGTTGAAGCACGCACAGCACTTATGCGCCTCGTTGCACAAAACATTCAAACATTTCTAAACCATTAG
- a CDS encoding cysteine hydrolase family protein: MKRALIVVDVQNEYFDGGALPISYPPHSFEKIKTAIAKAQEEGIFAVLVQHTSLKENAGAFVKGSHLWEFHDEIKKIKPDLYIEKNHASSFVGTDLNYRLRTLGIDTVTIIGYMTQNCCDATARDASQLGYNVEFLSDANGTLAFSNSAGEVSAEELHRSFLVAQAFGFSRVLTLDEWIPLLKKD, encoded by the coding sequence ATGAAACGTGCTCTTATTGTTGTTGATGTCCAAAATGAGTATTTTGATGGGGGTGCTTTGCCAATTTCCTATCCACCTCATAGTTTTGAGAAGATCAAAACAGCTATTGCAAAAGCTCAAGAAGAGGGCATTTTTGCTGTTTTAGTGCAACATACCAGCCTCAAAGAAAATGCAGGCGCATTTGTGAAAGGGAGCCACTTGTGGGAATTTCACGATGAGATCAAAAAAATAAAACCTGATCTTTACATCGAAAAAAATCATGCCAGTTCATTCGTAGGAACAGACTTAAACTATAGGTTAAGAACGCTCGGTATTGACACCGTTACTATCATAGGATACATGACACAAAACTGCTGTGACGCTACTGCGAGGGATGCATCGCAACTAGGATATAATGTGGAATTTTTAAGCGACGCCAACGGAACTCTTGCTTTCTCCAATAGTGCAGGCGAGGTGAGCGCAGAAGAGTTACACCGCTCTTTTTTGGTTGCTCAAGCCTTTGGCTTTAGTCGTGTTTTAACACTTGATGAATGGATACCATTACTTAAAAAGGATTAA
- a CDS encoding TetR/AcrR family transcriptional regulator has translation METTRDKLINATFDEVFSHGYQGASLSDILAKAGVHKGSMYHFFANKKEMALAAIEESILKRNMEKYRYVETYKSGFLEEFYTRLRDTSVRDFKRGCPIANIVQEMSNIDEDFNVLMKSIYGAFRANIKAILDKAIEVGEMKPCDTTKLALFITSIIEGAILAAKASGNAQDYVDVIEELIVHIESKR, from the coding sequence ATGGAAACGACACGTGACAAGCTGATAAATGCAACATTTGACGAGGTTTTTTCGCATGGCTATCAAGGTGCGTCACTCTCTGACATCTTAGCCAAAGCAGGCGTACACAAAGGCTCGATGTATCATTTTTTTGCCAATAAAAAAGAGATGGCTTTAGCTGCGATAGAAGAAAGCATACTCAAGCGAAATATGGAAAAATACCGCTATGTTGAAACCTATAAAAGCGGATTTTTAGAAGAATTTTATACACGTTTGCGCGACACATCGGTGAGAGACTTCAAACGAGGATGTCCTATTGCTAACATAGTGCAAGAGATGTCCAATATCGATGAAGATTTTAATGTGTTGATGAAGTCCATTTATGGGGCGTTTCGTGCAAACATTAAAGCTATTTTAGACAAAGCCATCGAAGTGGGAGAAATGAAGCCATGCGATACAACAAAACTAGCTCTTTTCATCACCTCAATCATTGAAGGTGCCATACTTGCAGCAAAAGCCAGCGGCAATGCACAGGATTATGTCGATGTAATTGAGGAGTTGATCGTGCATATTGAGAGTAAAAGGTAG
- the amrB gene encoding AmmeMemoRadiSam system protein B — translation MNKYRKSAVAGMFYPDSCNDIKHYIAHFDKEMPALKLDVRPRALIVPHAGYIYSGYTANLAYHYTASKRPDIERVVVLGPSHRIYIAGASIALFEAYHTPCGEIKIDLEYSHALQKKFAFLDFHPMAHEEHSTEVQMPFIRHYFKHASVVEIVYGDITHGELSTLVDTLLLDEKTLVVISTDLSHFYTEEEANKLDTLCINAISHLDLHALSHGCEACGLTGVKAMVQSALSHHLKAHFLDYRTSFARTGDDSRVVGYTSFVLG, via the coding sequence ATGAATAAATATAGAAAATCTGCCGTAGCAGGCATGTTCTACCCCGATAGTTGCAATGACATAAAACATTATATTGCCCATTTTGATAAAGAGATGCCAGCATTAAAACTCGATGTCCGACCTCGCGCACTTATTGTGCCTCATGCGGGTTACATTTACAGTGGGTACACTGCCAATCTTGCCTACCACTATACCGCTTCAAAACGTCCCGATATAGAGCGTGTCGTTGTTCTGGGTCCAAGTCATCGCATCTACATTGCCGGTGCTTCCATCGCCCTGTTTGAGGCGTACCACACACCTTGTGGTGAAATCAAAATCGACCTAGAGTATAGCCATGCTTTACAGAAGAAATTTGCCTTTTTAGACTTTCACCCTATGGCACATGAAGAGCACTCCACAGAGGTACAAATGCCCTTTATTAGGCACTATTTTAAACATGCAAGCGTTGTTGAAATTGTGTACGGAGACATCACCCATGGGGAGCTTTCAACGCTTGTTGACACACTCCTACTTGATGAAAAAACACTTGTCGTCATCAGTACGGATCTTAGCCATTTTTACACAGAAGAAGAAGCCAACAAACTCGATACACTCTGCATCAATGCTATTTCACATCTCGACCTACACGCTCTTTCACATGGGTGTGAAGCCTGTGGACTGACAGGCGTTAAAGCAATGGTACAAAGTGCACTTTCGCATCACCTAAAAGCACACTTTTTAGATTACCGTACCAGTTTTGCACGCACAGGTGATGATAGCAGAGTTGTGGGTTATACTTCGTTTGTTCTTGGTTAA
- the amrS gene encoding AmmeMemoRadiSam system radical SAM enzyme, producing the protein MDYFKAEGTRLVCLLCAHYCHLKEGQVGICGVNKHVNGVIKNLVYGYPVAMHVDPVEKKPLYHFLPDTRAFSLGTIGCNFKCPFCQNWSISQEKTVQSKEYFAPQHIVEMALKYECASIAYTYNEPTIFYPYAKDIAILAHEKGIKNIFVTNGFESSEVIDDMVGIIDAANVDLKSFNYDYYKKELGGGLEAILENLKHFKRNGIWVEVTTLIVPTKNDSDAELTSIASFIAKELGEETPWHISAFHPDYHEQGLPATSLETLKRAEAIGQKAGLKHIYIGNVGLENPTKCAKCHTVLIKRHRFEVTENYLVEGCCPSCKTKLVGVFDE; encoded by the coding sequence ATGGACTATTTTAAAGCTGAAGGTACACGTCTTGTGTGTTTGCTATGTGCGCATTATTGCCATCTTAAAGAGGGACAAGTAGGGATTTGTGGTGTCAACAAACATGTAAATGGTGTCATCAAAAACCTTGTTTATGGCTACCCTGTCGCTATGCACGTTGACCCTGTGGAAAAAAAACCACTGTATCATTTTTTACCCGATACCAGAGCTTTTTCACTCGGCACCATTGGCTGTAATTTCAAGTGTCCTTTCTGTCAAAACTGGAGTATTTCTCAAGAAAAAACGGTACAGTCTAAAGAGTACTTTGCGCCTCAACACATCGTAGAGATGGCACTCAAATACGAATGTGCCTCCATCGCTTACACTTACAACGAACCAACCATCTTTTACCCTTATGCAAAAGACATAGCCATTTTAGCTCATGAAAAAGGCATTAAAAATATCTTTGTAACCAATGGATTTGAATCCTCTGAAGTGATAGATGATATGGTGGGCATCATTGATGCTGCTAATGTTGACCTCAAATCGTTCAACTATGACTATTACAAAAAAGAACTCGGTGGTGGACTAGAAGCCATTTTGGAAAACCTCAAACATTTCAAACGCAATGGCATCTGGGTAGAAGTGACTACACTGATCGTTCCAACGAAAAATGACTCAGATGCGGAGCTAACCTCCATCGCTTCGTTTATCGCTAAAGAGTTAGGAGAAGAGACGCCATGGCATATCAGTGCGTTTCATCCTGATTACCACGAACAAGGACTTCCTGCGACCTCTTTAGAAACACTCAAGAGGGCTGAAGCTATCGGCCAAAAAGCAGGGCTTAAGCACATCTACATCGGCAATGTAGGACTTGAAAACCCAACAAAATGTGCCAAGTGTCATACAGTTTTGATCAAGCGTCACCGTTTTGAAGTCACTGAAAACTACCTTGTTGAGGGATGTTGTCCCAGCTGCAAGACCAAACTCGTAGGAGTTTTTGATGAATAA
- the amrA gene encoding AmmeMemoRadiSam system protein A, whose amino-acid sequence MQNVILDIAKHAIQDGFNHTSTIDRKALLELYPEFTKPKATFVTLTLDNQLRGCIGSLIAHRAFLDDLIHNAQAAAFEDPRFYPLSLAEFSRVHIEVSLLSVPEVVEYRDLADLKSKIHVNVDGIILQKGSRKATFLPQVWEQLPSFELFFSHLCQKAGLESSCLESHPDIWRYKVEKVK is encoded by the coding sequence ATGCAAAACGTGATCCTAGATATTGCTAAACATGCCATCCAAGATGGCTTTAACCATACTTCTACTATTGATAGAAAAGCTCTATTGGAGCTTTACCCCGAATTTACTAAACCCAAGGCGACCTTTGTAACGCTCACACTCGATAACCAGCTTCGAGGCTGCATTGGATCTTTGATTGCACATAGAGCATTTTTAGATGATCTTATTCACAATGCTCAAGCTGCTGCATTTGAAGACCCTAGATTTTATCCGCTCAGCCTTGCAGAATTTTCACGCGTTCACATTGAAGTCTCGCTGCTCAGTGTACCTGAGGTGGTTGAGTATCGTGATCTTGCGGATTTAAAATCTAAAATTCATGTGAATGTGGATGGCATCATTCTTCAAAAAGGGAGTCGAAAAGCAACTTTTTTACCTCAAGTATGGGAACAACTTCCTTCTTTTGAGCTTTTCTTTTCACATCTGTGTCAAAAAGCGGGGTTAGAATCTAGCTGTTTAGAGAGCCATCCTGATATTTGGCGATACAAGGTCGAAAAGGTGAAATAA
- a CDS encoding DUF6622 family protein, whose translation MLMAILQHTPVWVYVLFVALLGLGWMQSRDRVVPYFRAFVLPCMMMLFSMYGVASAFGMGIGVIAWSIGMMIVMALGIRIKTFYNAIYIEERNAFAIKGSWLWLALMMVIFWLKFSVGVVLARELKIVSEPWFILGISLCYGLLSGIFLVRVIILWKIKSIQVKH comes from the coding sequence ATGCTGATGGCGATTTTGCAGCACACCCCTGTATGGGTTTATGTGCTGTTTGTAGCACTGTTGGGATTAGGATGGATGCAGAGTCGTGATCGTGTTGTGCCCTATTTTAGGGCATTTGTATTGCCATGTATGATGATGCTTTTTTCTATGTATGGTGTTGCATCTGCTTTTGGTATGGGTATTGGTGTGATTGCATGGAGTATCGGTATGATGATCGTAATGGCACTGGGTATTCGTATAAAAACGTTTTACAATGCAATTTATATAGAAGAGCGCAATGCCTTTGCGATAAAAGGAAGTTGGCTTTGGCTAGCTCTTATGATGGTTATTTTTTGGTTAAAATTTTCGGTAGGTGTAGTGCTTGCAAGAGAGTTAAAAATCGTTTCTGAGCCTTGGTTTATTCTAGGGATTAGTCTGTGTTATGGTTTGCTTAGTGGTATTTTTTTAGTACGTGTGATTATTTTATGGAAAATCAAAAGCATACAGGTAAAACATTAA
- a CDS encoding DMT family transporter, translated as MTNKNLFFFLLFLAMVAWGGSWVNVKVLGHYVSAFEMIFLRFGITAITMVPIIIWLKHSFKIDLKSFGLVILVALALIFYNKYYYLGTKFGTASLGGAMVTTMIPILTFILLALMGVKKVSSKDLFALGLGAVGVLTMLHIWTFDLAHILVIQNLYFFLAAILWAILTIISSKSTKISPIVFTFYMYIVTVVLDWALFVDVSAIPFASFDSIFWINTILISLAASTFSNTIYFLGIEKLGAAEVSSFVFLVPFSAIGLSAIFLNEKVDFFIIIGTVLTLYAVKLLNNITILKRRQKSV; from the coding sequence ATGACCAATAAAAATCTTTTTTTCTTTTTACTCTTTTTAGCGATGGTTGCATGGGGTGGTTCATGGGTCAATGTGAAAGTTTTAGGGCATTATGTCAGTGCTTTTGAGATGATCTTTTTGCGTTTTGGCATTACTGCTATTACGATGGTGCCGATTATCATATGGTTGAAGCATTCATTTAAAATTGACCTGAAAAGCTTTGGCTTAGTGATCTTAGTAGCGCTTGCATTGATTTTTTACAACAAATACTACTACCTCGGCACAAAATTTGGTACAGCCTCTTTAGGCGGAGCGATGGTAACAACGATGATTCCGATCTTAACCTTCATTTTACTTGCATTGATGGGAGTAAAGAAGGTGAGTTCTAAAGACCTGTTTGCCCTTGGTTTAGGCGCTGTGGGCGTTTTGACGATGTTGCACATCTGGACGTTTGATTTAGCGCACATCTTGGTTATTCAAAATCTTTACTTTTTTCTAGCGGCTATTTTATGGGCTATTTTGACGATTATCAGCTCAAAATCAACGAAAATTTCACCCATAGTTTTTACGTTTTATATGTATATTGTTACCGTTGTGCTGGATTGGGCATTGTTTGTAGATGTGAGTGCCATCCCTTTTGCATCGTTTGATAGTATCTTTTGGATTAACACGATTTTGATCTCCCTCGCTGCTTCCACCTTTTCCAATACGATCTATTTCTTAGGGATTGAAAAATTAGGTGCAGCAGAGGTAAGTTCATTTGTCTTTTTAGTCCCATTTTCAGCCATAGGACTAAGTGCTATCTTCTTAAATGAAAAAGTTGATTTTTTTATTATTATTGGAACAGTTTTAACGCTTTATGCGGTCAAACTGCTCAATAACATTACAATTTTAAAGCGACGCCAAAAAAGCGTTTGA
- a CDS encoding YqiA/YcfP family alpha/beta fold hydrolase, which produces MIIYIHGFGSSGEASKAKMLRAYCQENKIRFIAPSLPTIPDLAIKTLSELIESYQDNEPVYLMGSSLGGYYSLYLSDKYNLKAVLINPAINAPETLKRAIGHGVSYYDNSTYEWNESHLDMLESYEIEEPNLDNLLVLLQKGDEVLDYEEAQDVLEGAKMVVEEGGNHSFEGLDRHLESIKRFFGVALKL; this is translated from the coding sequence ATGATTATCTATATTCACGGATTTGGCTCGAGTGGCGAGGCAAGCAAAGCAAAAATGCTTCGTGCGTATTGTCAAGAAAATAAGATTCGTTTTATTGCACCTTCACTCCCTACTATTCCTGATCTTGCGATTAAAACACTCAGTGAGCTCATCGAATCGTATCAAGACAATGAACCTGTTTATCTTATGGGCTCATCCCTTGGTGGATATTATTCACTCTACCTGAGCGATAAATACAACCTCAAAGCTGTCCTTATCAACCCAGCCATCAATGCTCCTGAAACACTTAAGAGAGCCATTGGGCATGGTGTGAGTTATTATGACAACTCAACCTATGAATGGAATGAATCCCATCTTGATATGTTAGAAAGCTATGAAATTGAAGAGCCAAACCTTGATAACCTGCTTGTACTACTTCAAAAAGGGGATGAAGTCTTAGACTATGAAGAAGCACAAGATGTTTTAGAAGGTGCCAAGATGGTCGTAGAAGAGGGTGGCAACCACAGCTTTGAAGGGCTGGATCGCCATTTAGAGAGTATCAAACGCTTTTTTGGCGTCGCTTTAAAATTGTAA